A DNA window from Bombus vancouverensis nearcticus chromosome 6, iyBomVanc1_principal, whole genome shotgun sequence contains the following coding sequences:
- the Rpn7 gene encoding regulatory particle non-ATPase 7: protein MPLENLDEEGLEKNPKLELAQTKFLLSLPEHKDDPFLKNKLLDAIKADDMAPFYEEVCKDLNWPVDDNLLATMKAKNMEQLKELDDAIEDAEKNLGEMEVREANLKKSEHLCRIGDKEGAISAFRKTYDKTVSLGHRLDIVFHNIRIGLFYLDHDHVTRNIEKAKSLIEEGGDWDRRNRLKVYQGTYCIAVRDFKEAATFFLDTISTFTSYELMDYNTFVRYTVYLSMISLPRNELRDKIIKGSEILEVLHSNPDVKDYLFSLYNCHYTDFFKNLAHVEGLLRRDYLIFPHYRYYVREMRILAYTQLLESYRSLTLQYMAEAFGVTIEYIDQELSRFIAAGRLHCKVDRVGGIVETNRPDNKNWQYQAMVKQGDLLLNRVQKLSRVINI, encoded by the exons atgCCGTTGGAAAATCTAGACGAAGAGGGTTTAGAAAAGAATCCCAAATTAGAGTTGGCTCAAACTAAATTCTTATTGAGTCTACCAGAACATAAGGATGATCCATTTTTAAAGAACAAACTATTAGATGCCATTAAAGCAGACG atATGGCTCCATTCTATGAAGAAGTTTGTAAAGATTTGAATTGGCCAGTCGATGATAATCTTTTAGCTACAATGAAAGCTAAGAATATGGAACAACTGAAAGAATTAGATGACGCAATTGAAGATGCTGAGAAAAACTTAGGTGAAATGGAAGTCAGAGAAGCCAATCTTAAAAAGTCAGAACATTTATGTAGAATAGGTGATAAGGAAGGTGCCATTTCAGCATTCAGAAAAACTTATGATAAAACTGTATCGTTAGGACATAGATTAGACATAGTATTTCATAATATTAGGATTGGATTATTTTATCTAGATCATGATCATGTTACTAGAAACATAGAGAAAGCTAAAAG TTTAATAGAAGAAGGTGGTGATTGGGATAGACGAAATCGTTTAAAAGTATATCAAGGGACATACTGCATAGCAGTACGTGACTTTAAAGAAGCTGCAACTTTCTTTTTGGATACGATTAGCACGTTTACTAGTTATGAACTGATGGATTATAATACATTTGTGAGATACACTGTGTATTTAAGCATGATAAGTTTACCTAGAAATGAACTTAGAGATAAGATTATCAAAGGCTCAGAAATTTTGGAAGTACTTCATAGTAATCCAGATGTAAAAGATTACTTATTTTCTCTATATAATTGCCACTATActgatttttttaaaaatctag CACACGTCGAAGGTTTGTTGCGTAgagattatttaattttccCACATTATCGGTACTATGTTAGAGAGATGCGCATTCTCGCATACACGCAACTTTTAGAATCTTATAGATCTCTTACACTTCAATACATGGCTGAAGCATTTGGCGTTACAATAGAATACATTGATCA GGAACTATCGCGTTTTATCGCTGCTGGAAGATTGCATTGTAAAGTTGATCGTGTTGGTGGGATAGTTGAAACTAATAGACCAGATAATAAAAATTGGCAATATCAAGCTATGGTCAAACAAGGAGACTTGCTGCTTAATAGGGTTCAAAAGTTATCGcgtgttattaatatttaa